The following are encoded in a window of Telmatobacter sp. DSM 110680 genomic DNA:
- the alr gene encoding alanine racemase, producing the protein MHTRPCWVEINTRSFENNFRFLADLAGPHVDLLAIVKANAYGHSLRLCAPAAVRAGAEWLGVTSVEEGIEARRLCADTRILVIGGAFPGQGKDVLHHKLTPIVWDAWQFDELEDAARAADMRSVSIHLEIDTGMSRQGADLQSLPSLLARFHRDSPLRLEGVMTHLFAADEADEAVTDNQLELLEDALSLINTTGVHPGVLNVGNTAALLAGQAPKISALASRFGMKTLIRPGLALYGLVPEYDPGFLSSEPISLGRSRRELRPVLSWKSRVVSVRSIAPGAVVGYNGTFVATEPMRLALVAAGYADGLDRQLGNRFELLVRGQRAPLVGRISMDQSVIDVTDISDVAAGDEVVILGSQISESITAFDHAKATDTIPWEIFTRIGERVPRIAI; encoded by the coding sequence ATGCATACGCGCCCTTGCTGGGTCGAAATCAATACCCGCTCTTTCGAAAATAACTTTCGCTTTCTCGCGGACCTTGCTGGTCCCCACGTCGATTTGCTGGCCATCGTCAAGGCCAATGCCTACGGACACTCACTCCGACTCTGCGCTCCCGCCGCGGTTCGCGCCGGTGCAGAGTGGCTTGGCGTCACCAGCGTGGAAGAAGGGATCGAGGCTCGGCGTCTCTGCGCGGACACACGCATTCTCGTTATTGGCGGTGCTTTCCCCGGTCAGGGAAAAGATGTTCTGCATCATAAGTTGACCCCAATTGTGTGGGACGCATGGCAGTTTGACGAACTCGAAGACGCTGCCCGTGCAGCTGATATGCGCTCCGTCTCCATTCATCTCGAGATTGATACGGGTATGAGCCGCCAAGGCGCGGATCTGCAATCGCTTCCTTCGCTTCTCGCGCGCTTTCATCGCGATTCGCCTCTGCGCCTCGAAGGCGTGATGACCCACCTCTTTGCCGCCGACGAAGCCGATGAAGCGGTCACCGACAATCAGTTGGAGCTCTTGGAAGATGCTTTGAGTTTGATTAACACCACCGGTGTTCATCCCGGCGTGCTCAATGTCGGAAACACCGCCGCACTGCTCGCCGGGCAGGCACCCAAAATATCCGCACTTGCTTCACGCTTCGGAATGAAAACCCTGATTCGTCCCGGACTCGCGCTCTACGGACTCGTTCCGGAATACGATCCAGGATTCTTGTCCAGCGAGCCTATCTCTCTCGGCCGTTCGCGCCGTGAGCTGCGCCCTGTACTCAGTTGGAAATCCAGGGTTGTGAGTGTGCGATCCATTGCGCCCGGTGCTGTCGTAGGCTACAACGGAACCTTCGTCGCCACCGAGCCCATGCGGCTTGCGCTTGTCGCCGCAGGATATGCCGACGGCCTCGATCGCCAGCTCGGCAATCGCTTCGAGCTTCTTGTTCGTGGCCAGCGTGCACCATTAGTCGGACGAATCAGCATGGATCAATCCGTCATCGATGTCACCGATATTTCCGACGTAGCCGCGGGAGATGAAGTCGTAATCCTGGGGAGCCAGATCTCCGAATCGATAACCGCCTTCGATCACGCCAAGGCGACCGACACCATCCCATGGGAAATATTTACGCGCATCGGCGAACGCGTTCCCCGTATTGCCATTTAG
- a CDS encoding cytidylate kinase-like family protein yields MMHAPIRVITVEREYGSRGGEFAHDLAERLGWRLLDSELVSAAAKRAGVSPELAAKFDDRLDPWYYRYGKVFWHDTAYQMTGLSEEQVFDSERMLTLIRDEILAAAKQGNCVLVGRGAACALACQPGCFHIFVYATMKAKRDWFTQAFPKQAQNAEQALAAYDKRRAAVIRKFYQQEWCSRGLYHMLLNSAMGTEAMIASVSGAAELEIAVPASAASSIGPTGAPC; encoded by the coding sequence ATGATGCATGCGCCGATCCGGGTGATTACGGTAGAGCGGGAATACGGTTCGCGGGGCGGGGAGTTTGCGCACGATCTCGCTGAGCGGCTGGGCTGGCGGTTGCTGGACTCTGAACTGGTGAGTGCGGCGGCTAAGCGGGCGGGTGTTTCGCCGGAACTGGCCGCTAAATTCGATGACCGGCTCGATCCCTGGTACTACCGCTACGGCAAAGTGTTCTGGCATGACACGGCATACCAGATGACCGGCCTCTCCGAAGAGCAGGTATTTGATTCCGAGCGCATGCTGACGCTGATTCGCGATGAGATTCTGGCGGCGGCGAAGCAGGGGAACTGCGTGCTGGTTGGCCGAGGCGCAGCGTGCGCACTGGCTTGCCAGCCGGGATGTTTTCACATTTTTGTATATGCAACGATGAAGGCGAAGCGCGACTGGTTTACGCAGGCGTTCCCCAAGCAGGCGCAGAATGCGGAGCAGGCGCTGGCGGCTTACGACAAGCGGCGCGCTGCAGTGATTCGCAAGTTTTATCAGCAGGAGTGGTGCTCGCGCGGGCTTTATCACATGCTGCTGAACTCTGCGATGGGGACTGAAGCGATGATCGCGTCGGTGAGCGGAGCGGCAGAATTGGAGATTGCCGTTCCTGCAAGTGCTGCAAGTTCTATCGGGCCTACCGGGGCTCCCTGCTAA
- a CDS encoding PadR family transcriptional regulator, which produces MGKPSDLVQGTLDLLILKTLLPDSMHGWAIAKRIQQLSGEVLQVQQGSLYPALHRLEQQGWIKAKWAESETGRKAKFYSLTAAGRGQLEKETASWNRLSAAINLVVSEM; this is translated from the coding sequence ATGGGAAAGCCCAGCGATCTCGTCCAAGGCACACTCGACCTGCTCATCCTCAAGACCCTCCTGCCTGATTCCATGCACGGATGGGCCATTGCAAAACGAATTCAACAACTCTCCGGGGAAGTCCTCCAGGTTCAACAAGGCTCGCTCTATCCCGCCCTCCACCGGCTCGAACAGCAGGGCTGGATCAAAGCTAAGTGGGCCGAAAGTGAAACAGGACGAAAAGCCAAGTTCTATTCACTTACCGCAGCCGGACGCGGCCAGCTCGAGAAAGAAACTGCAAGCTGGAATCGACTCTCCGCCGCCATCAACCTGGTCGTGAGTGAGATGTAA